TAGTCGGAAATATCCCGCGTCGTCAGCCGCAGGTCCTCGATACCGGTTTTTTCAGCCACCTTGATCCAGATCTCGGGGGTGAAGATGCCTTCCATGTCGCAGCAGATGATTTCCATGTGGTTCCTTATAATCATGGCTTTGGAAAAAGTTGTATAAAATTGCTTCGGGCATCAAGTCTATGGTTATAGGTATCTGACAGGATTAACAGGAGTTACATGATAGTTATGGGTAAAGGGAAAACGGAACGAAGCGACTATTTACAAATAGACGACATAGGGCTTCGTTGAATTCATAAGAGCCTGTTAATCCTGTCTCATAATTCTTCCGGCCGCTTTCACGTCCCTTCCCTTTCGTCTTCTATGCGGATCAACACCGGCTTTTCCCCGACCACGTCCAGACGCTCTATTTCCTCAAGGGCCCTTTTCACATCGGCCTCCAACGCGCTGTGGGTAAGCATCACCAACGGCACCGAGCCGCTTGTCTTTCTGCCTTTCTGGTGCACCGATTTCAGGCTGATCTCATATTTTCCCAGGATTCCCGATATATTGGAAAGCACGCCGGGTTTGTCGAGTGCGGAAAATCGGAAATAGTAGTGGGTCCGCAGGTCCTCCACCGGTATGATCGGAATCCGGCCGACCCGCTCCGCCAGGCATCCCAGCAACGGGACCCTGCCGGAAATACCTGCCATCAGGTTGCGGGCCAGGTCCACGACGTCGCTGATTACGGCGCTGGCCGTGGGCATCATCCCCGCGCCGTGGCCGGAAAGGAGGATATCGCCCACCGCGTCCCCTGAAACCGCCACCGCGTTCAGGGTGCCGTTCACGTTCGACAGGATGTTGTCGAACGGAATCATGGTGGGGTGAATTCTGGCCTCGACCATCCCCTCCTTGAGCTTGCTGATGGCCAACAGCTTGATCCGGTATCCGAACTGAGCGGCAAATTCGATGTCCAGGGGGGTGATCTTGGAAATCCCTTCGATGTAGATGTCGTCGTAATTGATGGCCATGCCGTACCCCAGGGCCGCCATGATGGCCAGTTTGTGGGCCGTGTCGAAACCGTCTACGTCCAGGGAGGGGTCGGCCTCGGCATACCCGTTGGCCTGGGCATCCGCCAGGGTGTCTTCAAACGTTCCGCCCTCGTCGGTGATCTTCGACAGAATATAGTTACAGGTGCCGTTTAGGATTCCGCTAATGGACTGGATGCGGTTGCCGACCAGTGACTCCCGCACGGTTTTGATAATGGGCATGCAGCCGCCCACGCTGGCCTCGTAGGCCACGTCCACGCCCTTTTTCGCGGCTTTTTTGAATATGTAGTTGCCGTGTTTGGCCAAGAGCGCCTTGTTGGCGGTGACGATCTGTTTGCCGTTATCGATGGCCCGCAACATGAGCTCTTTCGCAATACCCTCCCCGCCGATCATCTCGATGACGATGTCGATTCCGGGGTCGTCGACGACCCTGGCGGCGTCCGTTGTCAGAATCCGCCTGTCGATGGCGATCCCCCGGTCTTTCTCGATGTCGATGTCGGCAATGGATTTCAAAACCAGCGGAACCCCCACGCGCGCCTCGAGCACGTCCATATTTTCCGTGAGCATGCGGGCGACACCCGTCCCCACGGTTCCGAGACCGAGCAGACCAATTTGAATCGTTTTCATGAAACGAAATCCTTCATTTTTTTATTTCAGGCAAAAACAGCACCTTTTATCACGAAAGAACGCAATAAATAAAACAAAATAATCGCACGGCAGGGCCTTTCGTGGGAATATTTTGTATTACATTATCTTTCGAATGCCCCTCACGGCCTGGTTGATGCGCATGTTGTTCTCTATCAGGGCAAAACGGACATAGTCGTCCCCATACTCTCCAAATCCCAGTCCCGGCGACACGGCCACCTGGGCCTCCCTGATCAGGAATTTGGAAAACTCCACGGATCCCATGTGCAGGTACTGGTCCGGAATTTTCCCCCAGACGAACATCGTGCCTTTGGGGCTCTTGATATCCCATCCCACGCGCTCCAACCCGCTGATCAGGGCGTCACGCCTGTCCCGATAGGTGTCGCAAATCTCCCGGACACAATCCTGGGGGCCTTTCAAGGCGATGATGGACGCGATCTGAATGGGTTGAAAAATGCCGTAGTCCAGATAGCTTTTGATCCGGCGCAGGGCGGCCACGGTCTCCCTGTTGCCCACGCAGAAACCCACCCGCCAGCCGGGCATGCTGTAACTCTTCGACAGCGAAAAGAACTCCACGCCGACCTCTTTGGCGCCTTTGGCCTGCATGAAACTGGGGGCCTTGTAGCCATCGAAAACGATGTCCGCATAAGCAAAATCGTGAATCACCATCATGTCGTGGTCCTTGGCGAAATCCACGATCTTCTGGAAAAACGTCAAGTCGACCACCTCGGTCGTGGGGTTGTGGGGGTAGCTGATCACCAGAATTTTAGGGCGGGGCCAGGTTTGCCGGGTGGCGGCTATCAGATTCTCGAAAAAATCGCTTTCCGGCCCCACCGGTATGCCCCGTACATCGCCACCGGCAATGATGGTCGAATAGGGATGAATGGGATAGGTCGGATTGGGCGTAAAAACCACGTCACCCGGCCTGATGGTCACCAGGATCAGGTGGGACATTCCCTCCTTCACCCCGATGGTCACGATGGCCTCCGTTTCCGGGTCGATATCCACGTCGAACCTGTGCTTGTACCAGTCGGCAATGGCCATGCGTAGCTTGGTAATCCCCATGGAGGCCGAATAACGGTGGTTGTGGGGCTTTCCCGACGCCTCCACCAGTTTGTCGACGATGTGTTGCGGCGTTCCCAGGTCCGGGTTTCCCATCCCCAGATCGATGATGTCCTCCCCGTTGCGCCTTGCATCCATCTTTATCTGGTTGACGGTGGCAAATACATAGGGTGGAAGACGGTCCAATCTGGCAAACTTCGTCATGCTGACACTCCTTCCGTGGCCGTCTGCACCCGATCACGCTCGCGGCCCGCTACCTGGAAACCGGCCGGCGGGCCGCTGGCACGGAGGTTGACGGAAACGTTCGAATGCTTGTGACTGATAAAATAACATAATTATTTACAGGACTTCGGCGCTTATGTCAAAAATTTGTTTTGACTTTTAAAGCGAATACGATTAATTTTTCGTTAAACATTAAACGGCGGGAATAGAAATGGACAAATCGCTCACCTATGCGGATGCCGGTGTGGACATCGAAAAAGCCAATCTGCTGGTTAAAGGAATAAAAGAAATTGCCAAAGCGACCTACAAGGCCGGCGTGATGGGTGATATCGGCGGCTTCGGCAGCCTCTTTTCGTTGAACACCGCCCACTATGAAAGGCCGGTTCTGGTCAGCTCCACCGACGGTGTCGGCACCAAGCTCAAACTGGCGTTCATGAGTGGAAAACACGACACCATCGGCATCGACCTGGTTGCCATGTGCGTCAACGACATCGCCGTGCAAGGGGCCCTGCCGCTCTTTTTTCTCGATTACATCTCCATGGGCAAGTTAGACAACGACGTGGCCATGAGCATCATTGCCGGCATCGGCGAAGGGTGCAAATTGGCCCAGTGCGCCCTCATTGGCGGTGAAACCGCGGAAATGCCGGGTCTCTACGCAGAGAACGAATATGATCTTGCCGGCTTCACGGTGGGCATCGTGGACAACGACAAGATCATCGACGGATCTGAAATCCACGTGGGCAACCAACTGATCGGCGTCGCCTCCAGCGGACTGCACAGCAACGGCTTTTCCCTGGTCCGGAAAATCTGTTTCGAACGACTGAAGCTGAGTCTCGACGCGCACGTGCCGGAATTGGGAAAAACCCTCGGAGAGGAATTGCTGACGCCGACCAAAATATACGTCAACTCCATCCAGAGCATGATTAAAAACCTGCCGGTGCTGAGCCTGGCCCACATCACCGGCGGCGGTTTCGAGGACAACATCACCCGTGTCATCCCAAATGCCTGCAGCATTGTCATGCACAAAAGAAGCTGGGACGTACCTCCCATTTTCGCCTTCCTCCAAAAAGCCGGCAAAATCAAAGACCACGAAATGATGCGAACGTTCAACAACGGGCTGGGCCTGGTTGCCGTCGTCCCCGAAAAGGCGGTGCAGGATGTCCTGGAGCGCTTGAACGTTCTCGGCGAAAAAGCATTCGTAATCGGCGAAATCGTTGAAAGGAAGGACCGGAAGGAACGGATTGAATGGGTGTGATCCAAACCGGCTGATGCCCGCCCGGAAATGGGCGCATTGACCGTTTATGGATGGGCAGCGGCTGTCGAAAGCGTACACGATCGCACCCGGCCCCCGTGTCCCGTAATAACACGTTGTATTCCCTGATAAAATGGCTGTCATCAAACACACATGTCGTCGACTCGGTTCGCTGTTGTCCAAATTCTTGAAGTGGATCGAAAAAGGACAGAACGGGTCGTCCGCCTGCAAGACCTGAGGGGTATCTGCAAGCCGCCCCGGGCGGGGCGACCGGCGCTGACGCGCGGCATCGATGGTCATTCGCTTCGCTGTTATTTGGCCTCCGGCCGTAATTTGCGCTGACGCGCGTAATTCATAGTATTTGAAAGCTTATTGCTAAAAGTGACAATAAATGACGCACGAAGTGCAAATAACACCCGAAGGGCGAATGACGGCCCAAGGCCTAATCACGAACGAAGGGTAAATGACGGCCCCAGGGCAGATGATGCTGATACTCGGTATAGAAACATCCTGCGATGAAACCGCCGCTGCGGTCGTTCAAAACGGACATCTGATTCGCTCATCGATCGTCGCCTCTCAAATCGACGTACACCACCCGTACGGCGGTGTGGTGCCCGAGCTGGCCTCGCGCAAACACATCGAGGCCATCGTCCCCGTCGTTAAGGAAGCCCTGGACGCTGCCGGGGTCGGAGCCGGCGATATTCAAGGGGTGGCCGCAACCCGGGGGCCCGGCCTGGTCGGCTCGCTGCTGGTGGGTTTCTCCTTTGCCAAAGCCTTTGCCTTTGCCATGGGGTTGCCCTGGATCGGCGTAGATCATCTGGAAGGCCACATCAATTCGGTCTTTCTCGGCCCCGAGCCGCCGCCCTTCCCCTTTGTCGCCCTGCTCGTATCCGGCGGGCACACCGCCATCTACCATGTCACGGCCCACACCGACCCGCAGCTGCTGGGACAGACGCGCGACGACGCGGTCGGTGAAGCGTTCGACAAAGTCTCCAAAATGCTGGGGCTGGGTTATCCAGGCGGCCGGATCGTGGGTGAAATGGCCGCTCAGGGAAATCCGTCCCATGTCGTCTTAAAAAGGCCCTACCTCGACAAAGAAGCCTACGACTTCAGCTTCAGCGGCATAAAAACCGGGGTGAACCGGATCATTCAGGCCAGGGGGCCGCTGGACCAACACCTCATCCGGGACATTGCCGCCGGCTTCCAGGAAGCCGTCGTGGACGTCCTGTCATACAAACTGCTCAATGCCGCCCGTCGCAAAGGGTGCGATCACATGGCCATCGTGGGAGGCGTCGCCGCCAACGACCGTCTGCGCGAAAGGGTCGTGGAGGAAGCCGCCCGCAAGGGCCTCGCCGTCCACATACCGCCCCCGGACCTGTGCGGCGACAATGCCGCCATGATCGCAGCCGTCGGTTATCACTATCTTCGCCGCGGCGAGACATCGGATTTGGATTGTGACGTGTACTCTCGTAAGGTGTAAAGCGTGAGAGGTGAGATGTAAAACGTATGGCGCAAGGCAATATCAAAGCATCTGGCCTCTGATCCTTGGCTCCTGGTTCCTTGAACCGTATACCGTGCACAGAGAAAGCGGTCGGAGATCAGAAGTCAGAATTTTAACTTATAACCCCCGTCATCCCTGCGCAGGAGGCTGTGTCGCAATCCGCTTTGGCAGGTTTAAAACCCTGCGCTACATGATCGGGCAAACAGATAGACAGAACCAAACTGTTATCAATGTAGGTCAGATCTTTAGCCCTGAAAAATTTTCCTGGTAGCACTATTTGGTGAATAATGAAACAGCCTCCTGCGCGGGGATCTATTCCTGCCGTAAGCGGGATGCTGGATCCTCGATGCTGGATGCATTGCGCAACCGGCATACAGATCCAAGCGTTGAAAAATCCGTCGATGATATGAACACAATACGAAACAACACCCCCCGCATGCCATACAAGGACTTCACCCCCTCTCAAAAAGCGGGTCAGCGCCTCATGGTGGGATTCGAGGGAACCCGCTTCGGCCCGGAACTGAAACACCTCATCAGCACGCTGAAGGTCGGCGGTATCATCCTCTTTGCCGAAAACATCGCCGACCCGGAACAGGTTCGAAACCTGTGCACCGCGGCCCAGCAATGCGCCGCATCCTGCGGTCAGCCGCCGCTCTTTATCGCCGTCGACCAGGAAGGCGGCAAGGTCGCCCGCCTCAGACCGCCCTTCACCGAATTTCCGGGCAACCCCCACATGAAAACCCGCAGGGACGCGGTCCATTTTGCCGACGTCACCGCCCGGGAACTGAGCTCCGTCGGCTTCAACATGAATATGGCGCCGGTTCTGGACGTGGCCCTGCCGGGCCCGGAGGGCGTTATGAAAGACCGGTCTTTCGGAGATGACCCCATCCGGGTGACCGAACTCGGCATGGCCGTCATCCGGGGGCTTCAGGCCGGAGGCGTCATGGCCGTGGCCAAGCATTTTCCCGGCATTGGAAGAACCCGCCTGGATTCACATCTCGACCTTCCCTTTTTGGAGGCAACGCCCCGTCAACTGGAAGCATGCGACATGCCGCCCTTCGAAGCCGCTATCCGCGAAGGAACGGCGGGCATCATGCTGTCGCACATCTGTTACCGCCGGTTGGACGAGGTATGGCCGGCCAGCCTTTCCAGAAAAATATGCGCGGAACTGCTGCGGAAAAAAATGGGCTACCGGGGCGTGGTGATGACCGACGACCTTGACATGGGGGCCGTGGCCGCCCATTTCGACACCCCCACCACGGTTCACCGTGTGCTGCAAGCCGAGGTCGATATCGCCCTGATCTGCCACAAGGGGCCTGCCATCGAAACAGCCTTCGAGGAAATTCTGCGCATCCACGAAGACAACCCGGACCTCGCCGCCAAAGGGATGGATGCCCTGACGCGCATAATGAAATTAAAAGATCTATACCTGCGCTGACGCGCGGTATTTGTAGTCATTCGCTCGCGCTGTCAACGCCGCAATTGATACTTCCGCACCGCCTTTTCGTGCGCCGCATAGGTTTTGGAAAACTGGTGCGTGCCGTCCTTTTTGGAAACAAAGTAAAGATAGTCCGTGTCTGCGGGGTACAAAGCGGCCTCCAGGGCCCCGGCACCCGGATTGGAAATGGGCCCCAGGGGCAGGCCTTTGATTTTATACGTGTTGTAAGGGGTCCGGGTCTTGAGATCCCTGCGGGTCAGGTTGCCGTTGAAATCCTTTATGCCGTAAATCACCGTGGGGTCGCTGGCCAGGCGCATGCCCCTTCGCAGCCGGTTGTGGAAAACGGAAGAAATGAGCGGGCGCTCCGCAGGCTCGCCGGTCTCCTTTTCGATGATGGAAGCCAGAATCACCACCTGATGAACGCTCATGTCGATTTCCCGGGCGCGCGCTTCCCACGCCGGCTTGAACACCTGCCGGAACCGCTGCACCATGGTCTGGATTATCTTTTGGGCCGAAACGCCCCTGGGGAAATGATACGTGTCCGGAAAAAGATAGCCCTCGAAGGAGCTTGCGGGAATGTCCAGCCTGTGGGCGAATTCCTCATCATTGGCGGCCGCCGTAAAGCGCTTTTCCGATCCCAAACCGGCGGCCGGCATCATCCGGGCGATTTGCACCAGGTTCAAGCCTTCGGGGATGGTAATCCTGTAGAGCCGCACCTTTCCGCTGACAATGATGCCCAGGATCTTTTTGGGGCTATACGAAGACGACAGCCGGTATTCTCCCGCCTTGATGCGCTTGTCATCCCCCTTCAGGCGTGCGTACAGGTTGAATTTAAACGCGTCGGTGACAATGCCGCGGGCGTGCAGATCGGCGGCCGTGGCCTTCAGTCCCCGGCCCGGCGGGATCACTACGTCTTGTTCGACACCCTCCACGCTCCCCGGCCTGGCGGCGAAATTAAGCAGGTTCAGCAAGGCGCCGCCGGCCAGTGCCACGAGGATGAGCAATACCACCGCGACAATGATGATCTTCTTCTGCATGCCTTTCCTCAAGCCCGGGCGTTTCGATGGTTACGTGTAAACCAGGATCCGAGGAGTCATATATATTGACATTCAACGGTAAAATCAATAAGCAACGAACTGTAGACCGGTTGCCGTCGATGATCACGCACCGACGCGTGCCACAAAGCGAGAAACAGCGATTGTTTTCTTCCACGGCTCAGGACCGTACTTGCCGTTTTTAAAAGTGGTTGACCGTTTCTAACGTAAGGATTACCCCATGGCGAAACCGAAACTGAAGGAACACCTCATCAACAGGGAATGGTGCAAGGGCTGCGGTATATGCGTGCACTTCTGCCCCAAAGCGGTGCTCGAACTGGACGACCAGGACAAGGTGGTTGCCGCGAGGCCCGAAGACTGCATCTGCTGCAGACTCTGCGAGCTCAGATGCCCGGACCTGGCTATCGAAATCGTCACCGAAGAAACAACACGACCCGAGGCTTGACGCATGGATAAAAACATCAGATTCATTCAGGGCAACGAGGCGTGCGTGGAGGGTGCGCTCTACGCCGGACTGGACTTTTTCGCCGGCTACCCCATCACCCCCTCCACCGAAATAGCCGAGCATCTGTCCAGCCGGCTTCCCCGAAAGGGGGGCAAGTTTGTCCAGATGGAGGACGAAATCGCCTCCATGTGCGCCATCATCGGCGCTTCGCTGACCGGAAAAAAGGTGATGACCGCCACCAGCGGGCCCGGGTTCTCCCTCAAACAGGAGGCCCTGGGCTACGCCATCATGACGGAAATCCCCTGCATCATCGTCAACGTGCAGCGCGGCGGCCCTTCGACCGGCCTGCCCACCAGCGTGGCCCAGGGCGACGTCATGCAGGCCCGCTGGGGAACCCACGGCGACCACGCCATCATTGCGCTCACAGCCTCCAACCACCAGGACGTGTTCGCCGTCACCGTGCAGGCCTTCAACCTGGCCGAAACCTACAGGACGCCGGTGGTGCTCCTGTTCGACGAGGTGGTCGGCCACATGCGTGAAAAGCTCGTTATCCCCGAACCCGGAGCGATTCCCCTGGTGGACAGGCTGCGGACCTCCGTGAAGGAGGGGGTGGATTACCACCCTTACCTGCCCCGGGAGGACGGCCGCCTGCCCATGTCCGATTTCGGCAGCGTCCACCGCTACAACGTGACCGGCCTGTATCACGACATGTGGGGGTTCCCCACCACCAAGCCGGAAATTGTGCAGGGCCTCCACCGGCATCTGGTGGACAAAATCAGAAACCACGTCAACCAGATCGCCATGTTCAAAGAGTACTACCTGGAAGACGCCGAGTGTGTCCTGATCTCCTACGGGTCGTCTGCCAGGTCAGCGCTGCACGTGGTCGAATCCAGGCGCCCCAGGGGTGAACGCCTGGGGCTTCTGGAACTCCAAACCCTGTGGCCCTTCCCCTACCAGTTGATCAAAGAAAAGTGCAAAAGCGCCAAGTACATCCTGGTGGTGGAGATGAACGCCGGCCAGATACTGCGGGCCGTGAAAAGGGCTGTCAGAAATCCCGAACGCGTGTTCCTGGCCAACCGGGTCGACGGGGTCTTCATCACCCCCACCGACATCAGAAACATCCTCAGGATCATCATGGGAAAAGGGGCGTAACGTTATGGCCATCAAAGATTACATCCGGGAAAGATTCTTTCCGCATATGTGGTGCCCGGGCTGCGGACACGGCATCGTCATGAACAGCATGCTGCACGCCGTCGAAAAACTGGGTTTCAGTAAAAACGAAATCGTCATGGTGTCCGGCATCGGCTGTTCGTCGCGCATTTCCGGCTATGTGGATTTTCACACCCTGCACACCATTCACGGTCGGGCGCTGGCCTTTGCCACCGGAGTCAAGCTGGGGCTGCCCGAGCTCAACGTCATCGTTCCCATGGGCGACGGCGACGCCCTGGCCATCGGCGGCAACCATTTCATCCACGCCGCCCGGCGCAATATCGACATTACCGCCATCGTCATGAACAACCGTGTTTACGGCATGACCGGCGGCCAGTTTTCGCCCCTGTCCGGCTACGGCACCAAAGCCACCACGGCCCCCCTGGGCAACATCGACCACGGGTTCGACGTCGCTCAGCTGGCCACCGCGGCCGGGGCCTCCTTCGTGGCACGCTCCACCACCTACCACGTGCAACAGCTGTCCGACATCATCCGCAAAGCCATCCTGCACGAAGGGTTTTCGGTGGTCGAGGTGCTGACCCAGTGCCCGACCTACTTCGGCCGCAAGAACAAAATGGGCGATGCGGCGGAAATGATGGAGTGGTTCAAAGACAACACCACCTCCATCGGCTCCAAGGCCAAAAAGGAAAACGACGCCTTGATCGAACGCGGCATCTTCGTCCAGAAGAACATCCCCGAGTACTGCGAGGAATACGATAAAATCATCGCCCACGCCATGGAGGGAAGCTGATCATGGAACGATGCAGACTGGTGTTTTCAGGATCCGGAGGACAAGGGGTCATCACCGCGGCCATCGTGCTCGCCGAAGCCGCCGTGCTTCATGAAGGCCTCATGGCGGTCCAGTCCCAGGCATACGGACCGGAAGCCCGGGGCGGTGCCACCCGCAGCGACATCATCATCGCCGACGAACCCATCAACTACCCCAAGGTCATTCAGCCCAACATCCTGGTGTGCCTGACCCAGGAAGCCTACAACAAATTCTACGCCATCGTGCGCCCGGGGGGAATTCTGATCACGGACAGGCGGTACGTCAAGACGCGGCACAAGGCAGACGCCCGCCAGAAAGAGATACCCATGTATGAGTCGGTCATGGAAAAGATCGGCAAACCGATCGTTTTTAACATCTGCATGCTGGGCACGCTGCTTTCCATTACCGAGCTGATCAAGCCTGAATCGATCATGAAGGTTCTCGAAACCCGCATACCGGCGGGCTTTCTGGACCTGAACCGGGATGCCCTGGAACTCGGTATGCAACTGGGCGAGGAATACCGGTAAGCGGTCCGAATCGATGAATGCAGCCACTACTGCAGATGCCGGCCTCTACATCCACGTTCCTTTCTGCGTGAAAAAGTGCACCTACTGCGACTTCTATTCGGTAACCGACCTTTCGGACGTGGATGTCTTCGTGGAAGCTGTCGTGCACGAGATGCAGCTTTTGGTGGGGGAACCGCCCCTGGTTTTCGACACCCTCTATTTGGGCGGCGGAACGCCCTCTGTTCTGCCCCCCGACCAAATCGGCCACCTGGTCGAAAGGGCTCGCTATCATTTCAACTTCCGGGATGACGTCGAAATCACCATCGAAGTCAATCCCGGTACGGCCAACCTCTCCCACCTGCGCGCGTACCGGCAGATCGGCATCAACCGCATTAACATCGGCGTCCAATCCTTTTCCGCAGACACGCTGCGTTTCCTGGGCAGGATCCACACGGCGGACGAAGCTGCCGCAGCCATAACCGCAGCGCGCCGGGCGGGCTTCGCCAATCTGGGCGTCGACCTGATCTACGGCATCCCGGCACAGACCCCGGAAGCCTGGCAAAAAGACCTCGAGCGGGCCGCCGCTTTTACCCCCGAGCACCTCTCCTGCTACACCCTGACCTACGAAGAGGGAACGCCCCTGTGGCACCGCAAAGCGAGGGGGGAAGTCGATCCCCTCGACGAGAACATGGTCGGCGATCTTTTCGCGGCCACCCAGGCGTTTCTGGATAGACACGGCTACGAGCAGTACGAAGTTTCCAATTTTGCCAAGCGGATGCCGGCGCCGCATCAACCCGGGAGTCGGGTTTCCCGGCGTTCGCGGCACAACATGAAATACTGGTCGGGAGCACCCTACATCGGCCTGGGCCCCTCGGCCCATTCGTTCACCCCCCCTTGCAGGCGTTGGAACGTCACCGATCTTAAGGACTACATCGCCCGCCTCAGGAACGGCGAACCACCCGTCGAAGCAAGCGAAACCCTGACCCGTGAGCAGCGCCTCACGGAAACCTTGTACCTGTCGCTGCGAACGGTCGAAGGCATCGACGTGCCCTTCCTGGAGCAAACCTTTGGACTGGATTTTCACGACCTTTACGGTAAGATTGTCGATGATCTGACGGAACAGGGGATGATTGCGTTGACAGGCGCACGCTGTGCGCTCACACCAAAGGGCCTGCGTTTTCTGGACGGGATCGCCGCCCTGTTTGTCGGCCAATAAAATCGTGTACCACGATTTTATGAAACGCGACTACGTCGCTCCTATGTGAAAAACCAAAAGATCCAGAGATCAGAGGCCAGAGATCAGAGGTCAGAGATCGGAGATCGGAGATCAGGGTCGGAAGCCTGAAGCAAGGGCAATCTAACCACCCCGGTGAAACTAAAGAAACGTCAGATTTCACTGGGCAAACAAAAAACGTTCACCCCGTTAAATAAGATTTGATCCGCCTTTGTAGATACATTCTACCACGAAAGGTCTTCTATTGTTGGTTGCGTCCACCTTCCCTTTTTTATGCTGATCAAATCTTTGCTTGAGATCGCCTTGCGCCTTATGCCCTGGGCCATACGTCTCACGTCTCACTTTTCACGGTTCAAGGTGTACGTTTCACTTCTCACGCACGGTTCAAGGCCCTCCGGCCGAGCGGAAATCGAGCCGGTAGGCCTTGCCGCCCCGCTGCAGCACGATATCGTCCGGGTTGATGCGGCTGACTGCGTACCCCTCGATATCGTCCCCCTCCCGCAGCACCTGGCTGTTGACGACCGCCAGACGTTTTCCCGGAGTTTCACTCCAGGATATGGCCTGTACCTTCATAGCGACGCCTTCGAGCCGGTCCATCGGCACGGGTTCCTCCTGCGAAGGCTTCTTTTCGGGCGCTGCATCCTGGAAATCGGCCGCCCCTTTTTCCGCAACGGCCGGCGGCGGTGCAAGTTCCCGGGCAACCATGGCCATGGGCCGCTTTTCTTCCGGCG
This genomic interval from Deltaproteobacteria bacterium contains the following:
- a CDS encoding 2-oxoacid:acceptor oxidoreductase subunit alpha, translated to MDKNIRFIQGNEACVEGALYAGLDFFAGYPITPSTEIAEHLSSRLPRKGGKFVQMEDEIASMCAIIGASLTGKKVMTATSGPGFSLKQEALGYAIMTEIPCIIVNVQRGGPSTGLPTSVAQGDVMQARWGTHGDHAIIALTASNHQDVFAVTVQAFNLAETYRTPVVLLFDEVVGHMREKLVIPEPGAIPLVDRLRTSVKEGVDYHPYLPREDGRLPMSDFGSVHRYNVTGLYHDMWGFPTTKPEIVQGLHRHLVDKIRNHVNQIAMFKEYYLEDAECVLISYGSSARSALHVVESRRPRGERLGLLELQTLWPFPYQLIKEKCKSAKYILVVEMNAGQILRAVKRAVRNPERVFLANRVDGVFITPTDIRNILRIIMGKGA
- a CDS encoding 2-oxoacid:ferredoxin oxidoreductase subunit beta, with the translated sequence MAIKDYIRERFFPHMWCPGCGHGIVMNSMLHAVEKLGFSKNEIVMVSGIGCSSRISGYVDFHTLHTIHGRALAFATGVKLGLPELNVIVPMGDGDALAIGGNHFIHAARRNIDITAIVMNNRVYGMTGGQFSPLSGYGTKATTAPLGNIDHGFDVAQLATAAGASFVARSTTYHVQQLSDIIRKAILHEGFSVVEVLTQCPTYFGRKNKMGDAAEMMEWFKDNTTSIGSKAKKENDALIERGIFVQKNIPEYCEEYDKIIAHAMEGS
- a CDS encoding 2-oxoacid:acceptor oxidoreductase family protein, which translates into the protein MERCRLVFSGSGGQGVITAAIVLAEAAVLHEGLMAVQSQAYGPEARGGATRSDIIIADEPINYPKVIQPNILVCLTQEAYNKFYAIVRPGGILITDRRYVKTRHKADARQKEIPMYESVMEKIGKPIVFNICMLGTLLSITELIKPESIMKVLETRIPAGFLDLNRDALELGMQLGEEYR
- the hemW gene encoding radical SAM family heme chaperone HemW — its product is MNAATTADAGLYIHVPFCVKKCTYCDFYSVTDLSDVDVFVEAVVHEMQLLVGEPPLVFDTLYLGGGTPSVLPPDQIGHLVERARYHFNFRDDVEITIEVNPGTANLSHLRAYRQIGINRINIGVQSFSADTLRFLGRIHTADEAAAAITAARRAGFANLGVDLIYGIPAQTPEAWQKDLERAAAFTPEHLSCYTLTYEEGTPLWHRKARGEVDPLDENMVGDLFAATQAFLDRHGYEQYEVSNFAKRMPAPHQPGSRVSRRSRHNMKYWSGAPYIGLGPSAHSFTPPCRRWNVTDLKDYIARLRNGEPPVEASETLTREQRLTETLYLSLRTVEGIDVPFLEQTFGLDFHDLYGKIVDDLTEQGMIALTGARCALTPKGLRFLDGIAALFVGQ